The Solea senegalensis isolate Sse05_10M linkage group LG9, IFAPA_SoseM_1, whole genome shotgun sequence genome has a segment encoding these proteins:
- the rbp5 gene encoding retinol-binding protein 5, with amino-acid sequence MSKPNYSGKYQMLEQTNMDTYLACLDINFALRKIVCLLKPSKEIVHDVATGAMKIHTITPFKCFNMEFTIGQEFTEDLGPVDGRTCQTTVSWDGDKLVCVQRGEKEGRGWTHWLEEDKLHLEMRVQGVIAKQVFQKTE; translated from the exons atgtctaAACCAAATTACTCCGGCAAGTATCAGATGTTGGAGCAAACTAATATGGACACATACCTCGCGTGTTTGG aCATTAACTTTGCTCTGAGAAAGATAGTTTGTCTCTTGAAGCCGAGCAAAGAGATCGTCCATGACGTGGCCACAGGTGCCATGAAGATCCACACAATCACCCCTTTTAAGTGCTTCAACATGGAATTCACTATTGGTCAAGAGTTTACTGAAGACCTTGGGCCTGTTGATGGACGCACCTGTCAG ACCACAGTGAGCTGGGATGGAGACAAACTGGTTTGTGTGCAGCGAGGGGAGAAAGAAGGCCGAGGCTGGACTCACTGGCTGGAGGAAGACAAACTGCATCTG GAGATGAGAGTTCAAGGAGTGATTGCCAAGCAGGTTTTCCAGAAGACTGAATAA